Proteins found in one Amycolatopsis umgeniensis genomic segment:
- a CDS encoding amino acid deaminase — MFEAGTIDPAAVAAVREERVDWRFRSVAPSLSGLTIGEAAARGAKLFEDGFLGPFVVLDEEAVEHNLRTMAEWCAARGVALAPHGKTTMAPQLFERQLQHGSWGITCANAGHLRIYRAFGVSRILLANQLLDPSGLKWLAAELDADEDFEFVCWVDSVRGVELMTEALRGARRKVDVLVELGAEGGRTGVRDTETALAVAEAAHASPALRLRGSGGYEGALSHHTDEKSLRLISSYVDGLRKLVFAFDDKGLLDDAGQIIVTGGGSAYFDRVADELTKDWGGLDVLPILRSGAYVTHDDGFYRVISPLGEHPRIGGVASFRPALRAWAQVTSKPTDELALLTIGKRDASFDEGMPEPRLIRKGDGPPSALEGHAIQKMNDQHAFLSLPPGSPVEVGDWIALGLSHPCTVFDKWPLIPVVGPDGETVLDFVRTHF; from the coding sequence ATGTTCGAAGCCGGCACCATCGATCCAGCCGCGGTCGCGGCCGTCCGGGAGGAGCGCGTCGACTGGCGCTTCCGCTCGGTCGCGCCTTCGCTGTCCGGTCTCACGATCGGCGAGGCCGCCGCCCGCGGCGCGAAGCTGTTCGAAGACGGCTTCCTGGGCCCGTTCGTGGTGCTCGACGAGGAAGCCGTCGAACACAACCTCCGCACGATGGCCGAATGGTGCGCCGCGCGTGGTGTCGCGCTGGCCCCGCACGGCAAGACGACGATGGCGCCGCAGCTGTTCGAGCGGCAGCTCCAGCACGGTTCTTGGGGCATCACCTGCGCCAACGCCGGACATCTGCGGATCTACCGGGCTTTCGGCGTCTCCCGGATCCTGCTGGCGAACCAGCTGCTCGACCCGTCGGGGTTGAAGTGGCTCGCCGCCGAACTGGACGCCGACGAGGACTTCGAGTTCGTCTGCTGGGTCGACTCGGTCCGCGGTGTCGAGCTGATGACCGAGGCCCTTCGCGGCGCCCGGCGCAAGGTGGACGTGCTCGTCGAACTCGGTGCCGAGGGCGGCCGGACCGGCGTCCGCGACACCGAGACCGCGCTCGCCGTGGCCGAAGCCGCGCACGCGAGCCCGGCCCTGCGGTTGCGGGGCTCCGGCGGCTACGAGGGCGCGCTTTCCCACCACACCGACGAAAAGTCGCTCCGGCTGATCAGCTCCTATGTGGACGGTCTACGGAAGCTCGTCTTCGCCTTCGACGACAAGGGCCTGCTCGACGACGCCGGTCAGATCATCGTCACCGGCGGCGGCAGCGCGTACTTCGACCGCGTCGCCGACGAGCTCACCAAGGACTGGGGCGGCCTGGACGTCCTGCCGATCCTGCGCAGCGGCGCCTACGTGACCCACGACGACGGCTTCTACCGGGTGATCTCGCCGCTGGGCGAACACCCGCGCATCGGCGGCGTCGCCTCGTTCCGGCCCGCGCTGCGCGCTTGGGCGCAGGTGACGTCGAAGCCGACGGACGAGCTCGCCCTGCTCACCATCGGCAAACGGGACGCCTCCTTCGACGAAGGAATGCCCGAGCCCCGCCTGATCCGCAAGGGCGACGGACCGCCGTCCGCGCTCGAAGGTCACGCCATCCAGAAGATGAACGACCAGCACGCCTTCCTGAGCCTGCCGCCCGGTTCACCGGTCGAGGTCGGCGACTGGATCGCACTGGGTCTTTCGCATCCGTGCACCGTCTTCGACAAATGGCCCCTCATCCCGGTCGTCGGCCCCGACGGCGAGACCGTGCTCGATTTCGTCCGCACGCATTTCTGA
- a CDS encoding N-acyl-D-amino-acid deacylase family protein gives MDIVVRSALVADGTGDPLTRHDVGITDGRIASVAEPGSLAGRRTIDAEGLVLAPGFIDMHSHSDLQLLANPDHLAKLSQGVTTEVLGQDGLSYAPVNDEVLAALRQQLAGWNDDPAGFDWNWRSVGEYLDRLDQGVAVNAAYLIPQGTVRMLALGWEDRPATEAEMNAMKELIATGLAEGAMGMSSGLTYTPGMYATTEELVDLCRVVGERGGFYSPHHRSYGKGALEAFGEMVDVSRRSGCPLHLAHATMNFSVNKGKAPQLLELLDQALEDGCDITLDTYPYLPGATYLSALLPSWSTEGGLDATLTRLSDVDTRERIRAEIEETGSDGAHGVPIDWEAIEINGVRRDENSHLVGHSVAASAQRAGKPAAELYFDVLLSEKLGTSCLMHVGHEENVQAIMRHRTHTGGSDGLLVGARPHPRAWGTFPRYLARYVRELGVLDLAECVSHLTGRAAERLRLSDRGLVRAGYAADLVLFDPETVADTATFDEPRQQAAGIPYVFVNGVAAIDDGQPTGALAGHSLRNPGSAR, from the coding sequence ATGGACATCGTTGTCCGCTCCGCACTGGTCGCCGACGGCACCGGGGATCCGCTCACCAGGCACGACGTGGGCATCACCGACGGCCGCATCGCCAGTGTCGCCGAACCCGGCTCGCTCGCGGGCCGCCGCACCATCGACGCCGAAGGACTCGTGCTCGCGCCCGGGTTCATCGACATGCACTCGCACTCCGACCTCCAGCTGCTCGCCAATCCGGATCACCTCGCGAAGCTTTCGCAGGGCGTCACGACCGAGGTCCTCGGGCAGGACGGGCTCTCCTACGCGCCCGTGAACGACGAGGTCCTCGCCGCGTTGCGCCAGCAGCTCGCCGGGTGGAACGACGACCCCGCCGGCTTCGACTGGAACTGGCGCTCGGTCGGCGAGTACCTCGACAGGCTCGACCAAGGGGTCGCGGTCAACGCGGCCTACCTGATACCGCAGGGCACCGTCCGCATGCTCGCGCTGGGCTGGGAAGACCGGCCCGCGACCGAAGCCGAGATGAACGCGATGAAGGAACTCATCGCGACCGGTCTCGCCGAGGGCGCGATGGGCATGTCCTCCGGGCTCACCTACACACCGGGCATGTACGCGACCACCGAAGAGCTCGTCGACCTTTGCCGGGTCGTCGGCGAGCGCGGTGGTTTCTACAGTCCGCACCACCGCAGCTACGGCAAGGGCGCGCTTGAGGCGTTCGGCGAGATGGTCGACGTCTCCCGCCGTTCGGGCTGCCCGCTACACCTCGCGCACGCCACGATGAACTTCTCGGTGAACAAGGGCAAGGCGCCCCAGCTGCTGGAGCTGCTCGACCAGGCCCTGGAAGACGGCTGCGACATCACGCTGGACACCTATCCCTATCTTCCCGGCGCCACGTACCTTTCCGCGCTGCTGCCGAGCTGGTCCACCGAAGGCGGACTCGACGCCACGCTGACCCGGCTGTCCGATGTGGACACCCGCGAGCGGATCCGTGCCGAGATCGAGGAGACCGGTTCCGACGGCGCGCACGGCGTGCCGATCGACTGGGAGGCCATCGAGATCAACGGCGTCCGCCGGGACGAGAACTCCCATCTGGTCGGGCATTCCGTGGCCGCTTCGGCACAGCGGGCCGGGAAACCGGCCGCGGAGCTGTACTTCGACGTCCTGCTCTCGGAGAAGCTCGGCACGTCCTGCCTGATGCACGTCGGGCACGAGGAGAACGTCCAGGCGATCATGCGGCACCGCACGCATACCGGCGGCAGCGACGGGCTCCTCGTCGGCGCCCGGCCGCATCCCCGCGCCTGGGGTACATTCCCGCGCTACCTCGCGCGCTACGTCCGCGAACTCGGCGTCCTCGACCTCGCCGAATGCGTCTCCCATCTCACCGGCCGCGCGGCGGAACGCCTGCGGCTGAGCGACCGGGGTCTCGTCCGCGCGGGCTACGCGGCGGATCTCGTGCTGTTCGACCCGGAAACCGTCGCCGACACCGCCACGTTCGACGAGCCGCGGCAGCAGGCCGCCGGTATCCCCTATGTCTTCGTCAACGGTGTCGCCGCCATCGACGATGGTCAACCGACCGGCGCTCTCGCCGGCCATTCACTGCGGAACCCCGGGAGTGCCCGATGA
- a CDS encoding GntP family permease, protein MIDWLQHSTGGLLTLAAVSIAVLLFLIIKVKLEPFIALIVVGLLTALAAGLPVGQIVGSAQQASNSLLEKGFGGILGHIAAIIGLGTILGSILERSGGAKVLTSALLKAIGEKRAPLAMGLAGFVFGIPVFFDIGIFVLAPLVYVAAKQGGRSLVLYALPLLAGLSITHAFLPPHPGPVAAAGLLHVELGWIILMGLVCGIPAFLVGGVAYSTWIGKRIDVAVPDEFLVAEEEGEKEENPPSLKLVAAIIAVPLVLILAGTFGSIWLPKNSAPAGVAAFIGTPAVALTISVLLASWLLGLRRGLTGKDLSELSAKSLRPVAMILLVVGAGAFFGAVLSATGIGKAVAGSLDNAGLPVILAAYVISCGMRIAQGSATVAIVTTSGIVAPTVATLGYSQIQLALLVVAISAGSIIASHVNDGGFWIISRYFNMTVPQTLKTWTVLETVLSVSGFGVAALLMAVV, encoded by the coding sequence ATGATCGACTGGCTCCAACATTCGACGGGAGGTCTCCTGACCCTCGCCGCCGTCTCGATCGCGGTCTTGTTGTTCCTCATCATCAAGGTCAAACTCGAGCCCTTCATCGCCCTGATCGTGGTCGGCCTGCTGACCGCGCTGGCCGCGGGCCTGCCGGTCGGGCAGATCGTCGGCTCCGCCCAGCAGGCGTCGAATTCCCTGCTGGAAAAGGGTTTCGGCGGGATCCTCGGGCATATCGCGGCGATCATCGGGCTCGGCACGATCCTCGGGTCCATTTTGGAACGTTCCGGTGGGGCGAAGGTGCTCACCAGCGCGCTGCTGAAGGCCATCGGTGAGAAGCGGGCCCCGCTGGCGATGGGTCTGGCGGGTTTCGTCTTCGGTATCCCGGTCTTCTTCGACATCGGCATCTTCGTGCTGGCGCCGCTGGTCTACGTCGCCGCCAAACAGGGCGGCCGTTCGCTGGTGCTGTACGCGTTGCCGCTGCTCGCCGGTCTTTCCATCACGCACGCGTTCCTTCCCCCGCACCCCGGCCCGGTGGCCGCGGCGGGCCTGCTGCACGTGGAACTCGGCTGGATCATCCTGATGGGCCTGGTCTGCGGCATCCCGGCGTTCCTCGTCGGCGGTGTGGCGTACTCGACCTGGATCGGCAAGCGCATCGACGTCGCCGTTCCCGACGAGTTCCTGGTCGCCGAGGAAGAAGGCGAGAAGGAGGAGAACCCGCCCTCGCTCAAGCTGGTGGCGGCGATCATCGCGGTCCCGCTGGTGCTGATCCTCGCCGGGACCTTCGGCAGCATCTGGCTTCCCAAGAACTCCGCGCCCGCCGGTGTCGCGGCGTTCATCGGCACCCCCGCGGTCGCGCTCACGATCTCGGTGCTCCTCGCGTCGTGGCTGCTGGGCCTCCGTCGCGGCTTGACGGGCAAGGACTTGAGCGAGCTTTCCGCGAAATCGCTCCGCCCGGTCGCGATGATCCTGCTGGTGGTCGGCGCGGGCGCGTTCTTCGGTGCCGTGCTGTCCGCGACCGGTATCGGCAAGGCCGTCGCGGGTTCGCTGGACAACGCCGGCCTGCCGGTCATCCTGGCGGCCTACGTGATCAGTTGCGGAATGCGGATCGCGCAGGGTTCGGCGACCGTCGCGATCGTCACCACGAGCGGTATCGTCGCGCCGACGGTGGCCACTCTCGGCTACTCGCAGATCCAGCTCGCGCTGCTGGTCGTGGCGATTTCGGCCGGGTCGATCATCGCTTCGCACGTGAACGACGGCGGTTTCTGGATCATCTCGCGGTACTTCAACATGACGGTGCCGCAGACCCTGAAAACCTGGACCGTCTTGGAAACCGTCCTTTCCGTTTCCGGTTTCGGCGTGGCAGCATTGCTCATGGCAGTGGTTTAA
- a CDS encoding extracellular solute-binding protein: MRTRVLIAGLAALGLVAGCAPAQNTPAASGGDEKTGTVRVWLFDEANRAPKEAAVKEAIAEFKAAHSGVEVDVQWIPVEGRADKFSGAFNDPASAPDVAEFGNTDVSSYAATGALADLTGDLSSWKEGSDILPAVLETAKSGGKTYGLPWFTGIRALYYRTDLFAELGLKPPTTLAELTETAKTIRAKKPELYGISVGGKYTYAMLPFLWAHGGEIAKQDGDKWKSTVDSEQAKAGVTAYANLLKADICPPEQCANLTGTQSITAFAGGKAGMSIGGDFNRKAVEAGQVKGKYAIIPIPGTEAGKIAPAFSGGNLLGVFNATKRKSLAVEFTELLGGAKYQEKMYIAMGNLPTLGSVQQKVAASDPSVKPFVDTLTAGTKFVPATAAWSKIDAQNVLPTAIQQIATGGKDPAAALATAAAEMNKAFG, translated from the coding sequence ATGAGAACTCGCGTCCTCATCGCGGGCCTCGCGGCGCTCGGCCTCGTCGCGGGCTGCGCGCCTGCCCAGAACACACCGGCCGCGAGCGGCGGTGACGAGAAGACCGGCACGGTCCGGGTCTGGCTGTTCGACGAGGCCAACCGCGCGCCCAAGGAGGCCGCGGTCAAGGAGGCGATCGCCGAGTTCAAGGCGGCGCACTCGGGCGTCGAGGTCGACGTCCAGTGGATCCCGGTGGAAGGCCGCGCGGACAAGTTCTCCGGCGCCTTCAACGATCCGGCGAGCGCGCCGGACGTCGCCGAGTTCGGCAACACCGACGTCTCCAGCTACGCCGCCACCGGCGCGCTGGCCGACCTGACCGGCGATCTCTCGTCGTGGAAGGAAGGTTCCGACATCCTTCCCGCCGTCCTGGAGACGGCGAAGTCCGGTGGCAAGACGTACGGGCTTCCCTGGTTCACCGGTATTCGCGCGTTGTACTACCGCACGGATCTCTTCGCCGAACTCGGCCTCAAGCCGCCGACGACGCTGGCGGAACTGACCGAGACCGCGAAGACGATCCGCGCCAAGAAGCCCGAGCTGTACGGCATCTCCGTCGGTGGCAAGTACACCTACGCGATGCTGCCGTTCCTGTGGGCGCACGGCGGCGAGATCGCCAAGCAGGACGGCGACAAGTGGAAGTCCACTGTGGACTCCGAGCAGGCCAAGGCGGGCGTGACGGCGTACGCGAACCTGCTGAAGGCGGACATCTGCCCGCCCGAGCAGTGCGCCAACCTCACCGGGACGCAGAGCATCACGGCGTTCGCGGGCGGCAAGGCGGGCATGTCGATCGGTGGTGACTTCAACCGCAAGGCCGTCGAAGCCGGTCAGGTGAAGGGGAAGTACGCGATCATCCCGATCCCGGGCACCGAGGCGGGCAAGATCGCCCCGGCGTTCTCGGGCGGGAACCTGCTCGGCGTGTTCAACGCGACCAAGCGCAAGAGCCTCGCTGTCGAGTTCACCGAACTGCTCGGTGGCGCCAAGTACCAGGAGAAGATGTACATCGCCATGGGCAACCTGCCCACGCTCGGCAGTGTGCAGCAGAAGGTCGCCGCGAGCGACCCGTCGGTCAAGCCGTTCGTCGACACGCTCACCGCGGGCACGAAGTTCGTCCCCGCCACCGCGGCGTGGTCGAAGATCGACGCGCAGAACGTGCTGCCGACAGCGATCCAGCAGATCGCGACCGGCGGCAAGGACCCCGCGGCCGCGCTCGCGACCGCGGCCGCCGAGATGAACAAGGCGTTCGGCTAA
- a CDS encoding GntR family transcriptional regulator: MRDEAYENIRRAIIDGTLPPGANLRDGDLADQLGLSRAPVRQALLRLIEDGLVESKPQSYTRVAGFVPDDVRDALQLVRALHELAVRTGAPRMGPAEVAAMRVANTRFADAIAAGDIAAAIAADDELHDVPVAAARNRAIAATLDRYTPLLRRLEYARFGSLPAHRSIQRHSELADAIEAGDVDAACSNTATIWTELEALLETS; the protein is encoded by the coding sequence TTGAGGGACGAGGCCTACGAGAACATCCGCCGGGCCATCATCGACGGGACGCTGCCGCCGGGGGCGAACCTGCGCGACGGCGACCTCGCCGATCAGCTCGGCTTGTCGAGGGCGCCGGTGCGCCAGGCGCTGCTGCGCCTCATCGAGGACGGCCTCGTCGAGTCGAAGCCGCAGAGCTATACGCGCGTGGCCGGGTTCGTTCCCGACGACGTCCGTGACGCGTTGCAGCTGGTCCGCGCGCTGCACGAGCTCGCGGTCCGGACGGGTGCGCCGCGAATGGGACCGGCGGAGGTCGCGGCGATGCGTGTGGCCAACACCCGGTTCGCCGACGCGATCGCCGCCGGGGACATCGCGGCCGCGATCGCCGCCGACGACGAACTCCACGACGTCCCGGTGGCGGCGGCGCGCAACCGGGCGATCGCCGCGACGCTGGACCGCTACACACCTCTACTCCGGCGTCTCGAATATGCCCGCTTCGGCTCGCTGCCGGCGCACCGGTCGATTCAGCGCCACTCGGAGCTGGCCGACGCCATCGAAGCGGGCGACGTCGACGCGGCCTGCTCGAACACCGCCACCATCTGGACCGAACTCGAAGCCCTCTTGGAGACGTCATGA
- a CDS encoding RidA family protein → MSKTAISTENAPKPVAAFSQAVRKGNILQVAGQVAFDPATGAIVGDTVGEQTEQTFKNIEAVLEAAGSSLGDALMVRVYLTDVDHFGVFNEVYNKLIGEAPHPARTTVYVGLPAGLLVEIDVLAVVD, encoded by the coding sequence ATGAGCAAGACCGCGATCAGCACGGAGAACGCGCCGAAGCCGGTGGCCGCGTTCTCGCAGGCGGTCCGCAAGGGCAACATCCTGCAGGTGGCCGGCCAGGTCGCCTTCGACCCGGCCACCGGCGCCATCGTCGGCGACACCGTCGGCGAGCAGACCGAGCAGACCTTCAAGAACATCGAAGCCGTACTCGAGGCCGCCGGTTCGAGCCTGGGCGACGCGCTGATGGTGCGTGTGTACCTGACCGATGTCGACCACTTCGGCGTGTTCAACGAGGTCTACAACAAGCTGATCGGCGAAGCGCCGCACCCGGCCCGCACCACCGTGTACGTCGGCCTGCCCGCCGGACTGCTGGTGGAGATCGACGTCCTGGCCGTGGTGGACTGA
- a CDS encoding IclR family transcriptional regulator, whose amino-acid sequence MSQSLDRALTLLGGLAREPKTLDQLAEEIGVHKSTVLRLLRTLESHHFVRREGQRHYRLGSALFDLAQQALEDRDVRRTAQSALAALNASTGHTVHLASYEDGEVVYIDKFEGRHSVRMYSRIGKRAPLHCTAVGKVLVAAMTPEKRADVVSRIDFFVRTPNTITTPAAYGTELDLVADRGYAVDNAEHEDFIHCIAAPVRGPGGVVLAAASVSVPKVLLDYDGLMGLVPELIAATEEASVHSGWTGNRKGKLE is encoded by the coding sequence ATGAGCCAGAGCCTGGACAGGGCTCTCACGTTGCTGGGCGGGCTCGCCCGCGAGCCGAAGACCCTCGACCAGCTCGCCGAGGAGATCGGCGTGCACAAGTCGACCGTGCTGCGGCTGCTGCGCACCCTGGAGTCGCACCATTTCGTGCGCAGGGAGGGACAGCGGCACTACCGGCTCGGCAGTGCCCTCTTCGACCTCGCGCAGCAGGCGCTGGAAGACCGCGACGTCCGCCGCACCGCGCAGTCCGCGCTCGCCGCGCTCAACGCGAGCACCGGGCACACCGTGCACCTCGCGTCCTATGAGGACGGAGAGGTCGTCTACATCGACAAGTTCGAGGGCAGGCATTCGGTGCGGATGTACTCCCGGATCGGGAAACGCGCCCCGCTGCACTGCACCGCCGTCGGCAAGGTGCTCGTCGCGGCCATGACACCGGAGAAACGCGCGGACGTGGTTTCGCGGATCGACTTCTTCGTCCGCACCCCGAACACGATCACCACCCCGGCCGCCTACGGGACCGAACTGGATCTCGTCGCCGACCGCGGTTACGCGGTGGACAACGCCGAGCACGAGGACTTCATCCACTGCATCGCCGCGCCGGTCCGCGGCCCGGGCGGCGTGGTGCTCGCCGCCGCGTCGGTGTCGGTGCCGAAGGTACTGCTCGACTACGACGGACTGATGGGGCTCGTGCCCGAGCTCATCGCCGCCACCGAAGAAGCTTCCGTCCACAGTGGATGGACGGGGAACCGAAAGGGGAAGTTGGAATGA
- a CDS encoding 1-aminocyclopropane-1-carboxylate deaminase gives MTLADFPRYPLLFGPSPVHPLERLTAHLGGAKVWAKREDVNSGIAFGGNKTRKLEYLVADALADGADTLISIGGVQSNHTRQVAAAAARAGLRAVLVQESWVDWTDPLYDRVGNIQLSRILGADIRMVEAGFGVGFKESWENAVKEIEAGGGKPYAIPAGGSDHRLGGLGFANWIVELEAQEAELGVFFDTVVVCSVTGSTQAGMVAGAALSGKPRRILGIDGSAKPAETRDQVTRIARATAELIGAGEIGDVELDERYHAGIYGIPDESTLDAIRTLARLEGVLTDPVYEGKSMAGLIDLVSRGEISRDSNVLFAHLGGQPALNGYTSVL, from the coding sequence ATGACCCTCGCCGACTTCCCGCGCTACCCGCTGCTGTTCGGCCCCTCCCCCGTGCACCCGCTCGAACGGCTCACCGCCCACCTCGGCGGCGCCAAGGTCTGGGCGAAACGCGAAGACGTCAACTCCGGGATCGCGTTCGGCGGCAACAAGACGCGGAAACTCGAATACCTGGTCGCCGACGCCCTCGCCGACGGCGCGGACACGCTGATCTCCATCGGCGGCGTGCAGTCGAACCACACCCGCCAGGTCGCCGCGGCCGCCGCGCGGGCCGGGCTCCGGGCCGTGCTGGTGCAGGAAAGCTGGGTCGACTGGACCGACCCGCTGTACGACAGGGTCGGCAACATCCAGCTCTCGCGCATCCTCGGCGCGGACATCCGGATGGTCGAGGCCGGGTTCGGCGTCGGTTTCAAGGAGAGCTGGGAGAACGCGGTCAAGGAGATCGAAGCGGGCGGCGGCAAGCCGTACGCGATCCCGGCAGGCGGATCGGACCACCGCCTGGGCGGGCTCGGCTTCGCGAACTGGATCGTCGAACTCGAAGCGCAGGAGGCCGAACTCGGCGTCTTCTTCGACACGGTGGTCGTCTGCTCGGTCACCGGCAGCACACAGGCCGGGATGGTCGCCGGGGCCGCGCTTTCGGGGAAACCCAGGCGGATCCTCGGCATCGACGGTTCGGCGAAACCGGCCGAGACCCGCGACCAGGTCACCCGCATCGCCCGCGCCACCGCGGAGCTGATCGGCGCCGGAGAGATCGGGGACGTCGAACTGGACGAGCGCTATCACGCGGGGATCTACGGCATCCCCGACGAGTCCACTTTGGACGCGATCCGGACGCTGGCGCGCCTGGAGGGTGTGCTCACCGACCCGGTGTACGAAGGCAAGTCCATGGCGGGCCTGATCGACCTCGTTTCCCGTGGTGAGATCTCGCGGGACTCGAACGTGCTCTTCGCGCACCTGGGCGGGCAGCCCGCGCTGAACGGGTACACGAGCGTGCTTTAG
- a CDS encoding sugar kinase yields MALFVPAEPGPPDEVRKWVRTIGGAESNVACHLPALGFASAWVSAVGDDPFGRALVREIAAAGVDVSAVMVDPTRPTGLYIKESGAHGSPVRYYRKGSAASGMDAGLLGKLDLDGIRVIHLSGITPALSDGCLDLVRALLERPRGDTLVSFDVNFRPALWTGRDPSVLAGLAARADIVLAGDDEAERVWGTGDPERLRVALPGPKTLVVKHGERGVTLVDGDETPLFAPALRVDVVEPVGAGDAFAAGFLAATLRGDDPATRLRRGHLQAAATLLTHDDVGTPLPEAVIETLLGADAAAWASAKLTDKGLVSV; encoded by the coding sequence ATGGCCTTGTTCGTACCGGCCGAACCAGGGCCGCCCGACGAGGTACGGAAGTGGGTGCGGACCATCGGCGGAGCCGAATCGAACGTCGCCTGCCATCTCCCGGCGCTGGGGTTCGCCAGCGCGTGGGTGAGCGCCGTCGGCGACGATCCGTTCGGCCGAGCGCTGGTGCGCGAGATCGCCGCCGCGGGGGTGGACGTCAGCGCGGTCATGGTCGATCCGACGCGGCCGACAGGGCTCTACATCAAGGAAAGCGGCGCGCACGGCAGTCCCGTGCGCTACTACCGCAAGGGCTCGGCCGCGTCCGGGATGGACGCCGGACTCCTGGGGAAACTCGATCTCGACGGGATCCGCGTGATCCACCTGTCCGGGATCACGCCCGCGCTGTCCGACGGCTGTCTCGACCTGGTGCGGGCCCTGCTGGAGCGGCCGCGCGGCGACACACTGGTGTCGTTCGACGTGAACTTCCGGCCCGCGCTGTGGACCGGGCGAGACCCGTCGGTGCTGGCCGGGCTGGCCGCCCGCGCCGACATCGTGCTGGCGGGCGACGACGAGGCCGAGCGAGTGTGGGGGACCGGCGACCCGGAGCGGCTGCGTGTCGCATTGCCCGGGCCGAAGACGCTGGTCGTCAAGCACGGCGAGCGCGGGGTGACGCTGGTCGACGGCGACGAAACGCCACTTTTCGCGCCCGCGCTGCGGGTCGACGTCGTGGAGCCGGTCGGTGCCGGCGACGCCTTCGCGGCCGGTTTCCTCGCCGCCACCCTGCGCGGCGACGACCCCGCGACCCGCCTGCGGCGTGGCCACCTGCAGGCCGCCGCCACCCTGCTGACCCACGACGACGTGGGGACGCCGCTGCCCGAAGCCGTCATCGAAACGCTCCTGGGGGCGGATGCGGCAGCATGGGCGTCGGCGAAGCTGACGGACAAGGGATTGGTGAGCGTATGA
- a CDS encoding lactonase family protein, with product MTGLDRRTFLGAVGAAGLTTVLGSHLANASEQTCGPKGTGAIYVSSYTSSGHGLDVAHRDATTGALVVDRTIPGISNASWFDISADRKTLYVTNEDENGQISALSLADPAKPKLLNKKSAKGQHPTHLSVHSSQKYVLAANYSSGSVVVLPILAGGKLGDVVDLAQHKGAERAAHAHQVVNDPTGKWVLSVDLGADSVYVYKLDVATGKLKLIQQLKLPSGAGPRHLAFHPNGKYAYILGELRAEVTVAAWNPATGKLAAGQVVAAVPAGTPGAQYPGEITTSKDGRFVYASVRGSDTIASFGVGEDGKSLKLLNNTPVGGVYPRHLTLDPTERWFYVSSDKSGTLSWLPRDPATGLPGAVAGKLALPQVNSVFFA from the coding sequence ATGACCGGACTCGATCGACGCACTTTCCTCGGCGCCGTCGGAGCGGCTGGACTCACCACCGTTCTCGGTTCCCACCTCGCGAACGCTTCCGAACAGACCTGCGGACCGAAGGGAACCGGAGCCATCTACGTCAGCAGCTACACCAGTTCCGGGCACGGACTCGATGTCGCTCACCGGGACGCGACGACCGGCGCACTGGTCGTCGACAGGACGATTCCGGGAATCAGCAACGCCTCCTGGTTCGACATCAGCGCCGACCGGAAGACGCTGTATGTGACCAATGAGGACGAGAACGGCCAGATCTCCGCGCTCAGCCTGGCGGATCCGGCGAAACCCAAGCTGCTCAACAAGAAATCCGCGAAGGGCCAGCACCCGACGCATCTGAGCGTCCACTCGAGCCAGAAGTACGTGCTGGCCGCGAACTACAGCAGTGGCAGTGTCGTCGTCCTCCCGATCCTCGCGGGCGGGAAACTCGGCGACGTCGTCGATCTGGCCCAGCACAAGGGTGCCGAGCGAGCCGCGCACGCGCACCAGGTGGTCAACGATCCCACCGGCAAGTGGGTGCTCTCGGTCGACCTCGGCGCGGACTCGGTCTATGTCTACAAACTCGACGTCGCCACCGGGAAGCTGAAGCTGATCCAGCAGCTGAAGCTCCCGTCGGGCGCCGGGCCCCGGCATCTCGCGTTCCACCCGAACGGCAAGTACGCCTACATCCTCGGCGAGCTCCGGGCCGAAGTGACCGTCGCGGCGTGGAACCCGGCCACCGGGAAACTGGCCGCCGGACAGGTCGTCGCGGCCGTTCCGGCGGGCACGCCGGGCGCGCAGTACCCGGGCGAGATCACCACGTCCAAGGACGGCAGGTTCGTCTACGCGTCCGTGCGCGGTTCCGACACGATCGCGTCGTTCGGCGTCGGCGAGGACGGGAAGTCCTTGAAGCTGCTGAACAACACTCCCGTGGGCGGGGTATACCCGCGCCACCTCACCCTGGATCCGACCGAACGCTGGTTCTACGTCTCCAGCGACAAGTCCGGCACGCTGAGCTGGCTGCCGCGCGATCCCGCCACCGGTCTCCCGGGGGCCGTCGCCGGAAAGCTGGCGCTCCCCCAGGTCAATTCCGTCTTTTTCGCTTAA